A single region of the Nicotiana sylvestris chromosome 6, ASM39365v2, whole genome shotgun sequence genome encodes:
- the LOC138870442 gene encoding uncharacterized protein: MRDEQGNVIYALGKEITHGTNNEAEAVAILEAMRYCVDNRLANVMLQTYSMLMKNVLERKWGDPWNINEYVEEIKTLMEECNVRVSHILREGNNLEDYIANCALDSGDFEAQGFAQLDSNSRRIVNSDKSQCSYLRVKAAKN; this comes from the coding sequence ATGCGAGATGAACAAGGAAATGTAATCTACGCACTAGGAAAGGAAATAACACATGGTACAAATAATGAGGCAGAGGCAGTAGCGATTTTGGAAGCAATGAGGTACTGTGTAGACAATAGACTCGCAAATGTTATGCTACAAACATACTCCATGCTCATGAAGAATGTTTTAGAAAGAAAATGGGGAGATCCGTGGAATATTAATGAGTACGTTGAGGAGATTAAAACACTAATGGAGGAATGCAATGTTCGAGTTTCTCATATTCTAAGGGAGGGCAATAATCTAGAAGATTATATAGCGAATTGTGCACTGGATAGTGGTGACTTTGAAGCtcaaggatttgcacaacttgaTTCAAATAGTAGGAGGATTGTGAACTCGGATAAATCGCAATGTTCTTATTTGAGGGTGAAGGCTGCCAAGAACTAA